One window of the Crassaminicella thermophila genome contains the following:
- a CDS encoding glycosyltransferase family 4 protein, whose protein sequence is MKKKIWLWNHYATDMYKNQGGRHYWFAENLMNEGYEAIIFCANTYHNKTEYIDTGDKKYAIDVINNIPFVFVKTTIALGNGIDRVKNMSLFYLNLLSVAKEYVQVNGKPDIILASSVHPLTMVAGIQVAKKLGVPCICEVRDLWPEAIFAFNKAKEKSLLGKLLIAGEHWIYKKADALIFTKEGDTDYIKEKKWDTLQGGDINLKKAHYINNGVDVEAFNKSIEEKKFEDVDLDADKFNVVYVGAIRPVNNVGNILDAAALLKDKKDIQFLIYGDGNQKEMLDKRVKDEGLSNVKMKGFINKQFVPYILSKSSVNILNYSQTQYNWTRGNSSNKLFEYMASGKPIISTVKMGYSMIEKYRCGIELENASSRDLAKAILTIKNMSRESYQELGKNAKNGAKDFDFKVLTKKLIKVIEDVK, encoded by the coding sequence TTGAAGAAAAAAATATGGTTGTGGAATCATTATGCGACAGATATGTATAAGAATCAAGGAGGACGTCATTATTGGTTTGCAGAGAATTTAATGAATGAAGGTTATGAAGCTATAATTTTTTGTGCTAATACATACCATAACAAAACGGAATACATTGACACAGGTGATAAGAAGTATGCTATAGACGTTATAAATAACATTCCATTTGTATTTGTAAAAACTACAATTGCACTTGGTAATGGGATTGATAGAGTTAAGAATATGAGCTTATTTTATTTAAATTTACTCTCAGTTGCAAAAGAATATGTACAAGTTAATGGTAAACCTGATATTATTCTTGCTTCAAGCGTACATCCATTAACAATGGTTGCAGGGATTCAGGTTGCGAAAAAACTTGGTGTTCCTTGTATTTGTGAAGTACGCGATTTATGGCCAGAAGCAATCTTTGCATTCAATAAGGCTAAAGAAAAAAGTTTATTGGGGAAATTACTAATAGCAGGAGAACATTGGATCTACAAAAAAGCTGATGCCCTTATATTCACTAAAGAAGGTGACACAGATTATATAAAAGAAAAGAAGTGGGATACTTTACAAGGTGGAGACATTAATCTAAAGAAAGCACATTATATAAATAACGGCGTTGATGTAGAAGCGTTTAATAAATCTATTGAGGAAAAGAAATTTGAGGATGTTGATTTAGATGCTGATAAGTTCAATGTTGTTTATGTGGGTGCAATTAGACCTGTAAACAATGTGGGTAACATTCTAGATGCAGCAGCTTTATTAAAAGATAAAAAGGATATTCAGTTCTTGATATATGGTGATGGAAATCAAAAAGAGATGCTAGACAAAAGAGTAAAAGATGAAGGACTATCTAATGTCAAAATGAAAGGCTTTATTAACAAACAATTTGTTCCTTATATTTTGAGTAAATCATCAGTAAACATTCTTAATTATTCTCAAACGCAATATAACTGGACTAGAGGCAATAGTTCGAACAAGTTGTTTGAGTATATGGCTTCAGGGAAGCCTATTATTTCAACTGTTAAAATGGGATATTCTATGATAGAAAAGTATAGATGTGGTATTGAACTTGAAAATGCTTCTAGTAGAGATTTAGCTAAAGCCATATTAACAATAAAAAATATGTCTAGAGAGAGCTACCAAGAGTTAGGAAAAAATGCTAAAAATGGAGCTAAAGATTTTGATTTTAAAGTTTTAACAAAGAAACTTATAAAAGTAATAGAAGATGTAAAATAG
- a CDS encoding acetyltransferase — translation MIIGASGHGKVVADIALKMNKWLSIAFLDNNESIKSSMGLEVIGKSADALKYIEDYDIFVAIGNNATREKIQEKLEVAGASIPVLVHPNVVIGTEVELRIGTVIMAGVVINSSTRIGKGCIINTGSTIDHDNVIEDYVHISPGANLAGNVKVGKGSWIGIGSAVSNNINITNGCKVGAGSVVVKDITESGTYVGVPVRKID, via the coding sequence TTGATTATTGGGGCTAGTGGACATGGAAAAGTAGTTGCTGACATTGCATTAAAAATGAATAAATGGTTAAGTATAGCTTTTCTTGACAATAACGAGTCCATAAAATCATCTATGGGATTAGAAGTAATAGGTAAGTCAGCAGATGCCTTAAAGTATATAGAAGATTATGACATATTCGTAGCAATTGGAAATAATGCAACTCGGGAAAAGATTCAGGAGAAACTTGAAGTTGCAGGAGCAAGTATTCCTGTTTTAGTTCACCCTAATGTTGTTATTGGAACAGAGGTTGAACTTAGGATTGGGACGGTGATCATGGCTGGTGTTGTAATTAATAGTTCAACAAGGATTGGTAAAGGCTGTATTATCAATACCGGATCTACAATAGATCATGATAATGTTATAGAAGATTATGTTCATATTTCACCTGGAGCTAATCTAGCTGGTAATGTAAAGGTTGGCAAAGGCTCATGGATTGGTATTGGAAGTGCAGTAAGCAATAACATAAACATCACCAATGGATGCAAAGTTGGTGCAGGTTCTGTGGTGGTTAAGGATATAACTGAATCGGGTACTTATGTTGGGGTTCCAGTGAGGAAGATAGATTAA
- a CDS encoding sugar transferase gives MQTEVKMKIEPTLKQGGIYRRFLKRPMDFILALIAIIVLSPVLLIVTILVRIKLGSPIIFKQKRPGLNEKIFTMYKFRTMTDERDENGELLPDSVRLTKFGSFLRSTSLDELPELFNILKGDMSVVGPRPLLVQYLPLYNDYQKRRHEVRPGLSGLAQVNGRNAISWEDKFNLDVEYVDNVGFIGDWKIIFLTIKKVFVREGISSNTSATMEPFRGSPSGSVKL, from the coding sequence ATGCAAACCGAGGTTAAAATGAAAATTGAGCCAACCTTAAAGCAGGGTGGAATATATAGAAGGTTTTTGAAAAGACCAATGGATTTTATATTGGCTTTGATAGCAATCATAGTTTTAAGTCCTGTTCTTTTGATAGTTACTATACTTGTTAGGATTAAGTTAGGTAGTCCAATTATCTTTAAACAGAAAAGACCTGGATTGAATGAAAAAATCTTCACTATGTACAAGTTCAGAACAATGACAGATGAGCGAGATGAGAACGGAGAGTTACTTCCTGATAGTGTTAGACTGACTAAGTTTGGCAGTTTTTTAAGATCTACTAGTTTAGATGAGTTACCAGAGCTTTTTAATATTCTTAAAGGGGATATGAGTGTTGTTGGGCCAAGACCATTACTTGTTCAATATTTACCACTCTACAATGATTATCAAAAACGTAGGCATGAAGTAAGACCAGGTTTGTCGGGCTTAGCGCAGGTAAACGGTAGAAACGCTATTAGCTGGGAAGATAAGTTTAATCTTGATGTTGAGTATGTTGATAATGTTGGCTTTATTGGAGATTGGAAGATTATATTTCTGACTATAAAGAAGGTTTTTGTTAGGGAAGGTATTAGTTCAAATACATCTGCTACGATGGAGCCTTTTAGAGGGTCACCTTCAGGGAGTGTGAAATTGTGA
- a CDS encoding DegT/DnrJ/EryC1/StrS family aminotransferase produces the protein MSKRIYLASPHISDEGYEMQYIQEAFDTNWIAPLGKNVNEFENELAAKVGSKAAAALSSGTSAIHLALKAAGVEEGDIVFCQSLTFSATANPIIYQNAIPVFIDSDNKTWNMCPKALKEAFDKYPNVKAVLVVHLYGLSADIDKIVEICKKHNVPLIEDAAESLGTYYKGKHTGTFGDYGIFSFNGNKIITTSGGGMLVSDNEERIAKVRFWATQSRDQARHYQHSELGFNYRMSNVVAGIGRGQLKILNQRIEKKKYIFEFYKRELGQLEGVKFMPINEWNEPNYWLSCMILSGKVNPLDIMEALEKENIESRPIWKPMHMQPFFAKYDYIGGDVSEKLFENGVCLPSDTKMTDEDLTRVCEIIKGLWE, from the coding sequence ATGAGTAAACGTATATATTTAGCATCGCCACATATAAGCGATGAAGGATATGAAATGCAGTATATACAAGAAGCATTTGATACTAATTGGATAGCACCTCTTGGTAAGAATGTAAATGAATTTGAAAATGAACTGGCCGCTAAGGTAGGATCTAAAGCTGCTGCAGCTCTTTCATCAGGAACCAGTGCTATTCATCTTGCTCTTAAAGCTGCAGGAGTAGAAGAAGGGGATATTGTATTTTGTCAATCACTTACCTTTTCTGCAACTGCTAATCCAATTATTTATCAAAATGCAATTCCTGTTTTTATTGATAGTGACAATAAAACTTGGAATATGTGTCCTAAAGCTTTAAAAGAGGCTTTTGACAAGTATCCAAATGTTAAAGCAGTTTTGGTAGTCCATCTTTATGGATTATCGGCAGATATTGATAAGATTGTTGAGATTTGCAAGAAACATAATGTACCACTAATTGAAGATGCAGCTGAATCTTTAGGTACTTATTATAAAGGAAAGCACACTGGTACTTTTGGGGATTATGGAATTTTCTCATTTAATGGAAATAAGATTATAACTACTTCAGGTGGTGGGATGCTTGTTTCAGATAATGAAGAACGAATTGCTAAGGTGAGATTTTGGGCAACACAATCAAGAGATCAAGCAAGACATTATCAGCATAGTGAACTTGGTTTTAATTATAGAATGAGTAATGTAGTAGCAGGTATTGGTAGAGGACAGCTTAAGATTTTGAACCAGAGAATTGAGAAGAAGAAATATATCTTTGAGTTTTATAAGAGAGAGTTAGGTCAGCTAGAAGGAGTTAAGTTCATGCCAATAAATGAGTGGAATGAGCCAAACTACTGGTTATCATGTATGATACTTAGTGGTAAAGTTAATCCACTGGATATTATGGAAGCTCTCGAGAAAGAAAATATCGAATCAAGACCTATTTGGAAGCCGATGCATATGCAGCCGTTCTTTGCTAAATATGATTATATTGGTGGAGATGTATCAGAGAAGTTATTTGAGAATGGTGTATGTTTGCCTTCTGATACGAAGATGACAGATGAGGATCTTACGAGAGTTTGTGAAATTATAAAAGGGTTGTGGGAGTAG
- a CDS encoding O-antigen ligase family protein has product MATKLTGKRKLHYDKETGKNSILFTLLCILLFYPPFFRGLFFDKELLPTHIFTFGLACIWMFTKIRSNDRMIRSIPDLLGLAIVGMYFLSIFYGVNTRLAIGEFLKYTNYYMIYLLVRDFTVDDKKNKKTILNVLLLSGAIVSIIGIGSAIGTFHYNGAFVSGRINSTFQYPNALASYLFALFILALGLLQNSESIKEKCFYAGLSNLFIFTFIPTFSRGMWLLAPIIFGIYLVIVPSNHKLKTFIYGFITAIPATAFSLLFTKGIENRYGIIQWGILLVSIFVTVGITYLCKKQIENFSNKLHKHIFAVGAIIIIIIGLMGGVALNATQPLILSNMDSEKDLYKIVNRNVTNVLKNKEYRLEVNTIAKNPQNKAYAGRIDIYSINDEEKVESLLNKNIVESKKLALNFSTKDSTESIRVRFLNYYANTEVVFDNAILYDNQTGEKIKDIKLKYKYIPERFIARINSFTANERSVQGRFAFYQDAFKIIRDYPIFGAGGGAWQTLYFMYQSYMYWSTQTHNYFMQLWIEIGTLGFILYLGFVGMMFFYTYKYTRNTDDTKEKLLQITLCTAWLTLLIHSSMDFDLSLGAMAIFLWTLFGMMNQTNITIQKLKIKNNMIRFIPIIISLLLVLGSWSLQLGQQYTKKAVGYVQNNIIENAIKYFEKATKYDPFQGSYHTDLATIYALVGKKENLYTKKAIQEIEKATELEPYNSKILKKSARIYMELGQFDKGLEYIDRAVEVQPMNVDNYLDQTQVYLALSKYFIDIKDQTGIDMVIDRIPNIKSLLNKHSQNSLQPFRYNRDLDDNLQKLEYLMDNKEDTGQLKKLDKVVLYKKFDLDIDKDKIPDGIRIWNTKEGDLEVRKQDGYISITNTGNDYGVLIIDQLSLQQEKKYKLEINYSSTLKSEDFDIYIYDLSNKSKVIAKLENIKPTKDFTKAVLEIDVPNNVVAEKQRVIIVHRGKGNEFINVKSISIIQSI; this is encoded by the coding sequence ATGGCTACAAAGTTAACAGGCAAAAGAAAATTGCATTATGATAAAGAAACTGGGAAGAATAGTATACTCTTTACATTACTATGTATATTATTATTCTACCCACCATTTTTCAGGGGATTGTTCTTTGATAAGGAGCTTTTGCCTACGCATATATTTACCTTTGGACTGGCGTGTATATGGATGTTTACCAAAATAAGATCGAATGATAGAATGATTCGTTCCATACCTGATCTATTAGGATTAGCTATTGTTGGAATGTATTTTCTTTCTATTTTCTATGGAGTAAATACTAGACTGGCTATAGGTGAATTTTTAAAGTATACTAATTATTATATGATCTATTTACTTGTAAGAGATTTTACAGTAGATGATAAAAAAAATAAAAAGACAATATTAAACGTATTGCTTTTAAGTGGAGCAATAGTTTCTATTATTGGAATTGGGAGTGCTATAGGAACATTTCATTATAATGGAGCTTTTGTTTCAGGACGTATTAATTCTACTTTTCAGTATCCAAATGCATTGGCATCTTATTTATTTGCATTATTTATTTTAGCATTAGGATTATTGCAAAATAGTGAAAGCATAAAAGAAAAGTGTTTTTATGCAGGTCTTTCAAATTTGTTTATATTTACTTTTATTCCTACCTTTTCAAGAGGAATGTGGCTACTTGCTCCTATTATTTTTGGAATATATCTCGTTATAGTACCAAGTAATCATAAATTGAAAACTTTTATTTACGGATTTATCACAGCTATACCTGCTACAGCTTTTTCATTATTGTTTACCAAGGGAATTGAAAACAGGTATGGAATAATACAGTGGGGAATACTACTTGTTTCCATATTCGTGACAGTAGGAATTACTTATTTATGTAAAAAACAAATAGAGAATTTTAGTAATAAATTACATAAACATATTTTTGCAGTCGGAGCTATAATAATTATAATAATAGGTTTAATGGGAGGGGTTGCTCTAAATGCGACCCAACCATTGATCTTGTCTAATATGGATAGTGAAAAAGATCTTTATAAAATTGTAAATCGTAATGTAACAAATGTTTTGAAAAACAAAGAATATAGATTAGAAGTAAATACAATAGCAAAAAATCCACAAAATAAAGCTTATGCTGGAAGAATAGATATATATAGTATAAATGATGAAGAAAAAGTAGAATCGTTGCTAAATAAAAATATAGTAGAGAGTAAAAAGCTAGCGTTAAATTTTTCTACTAAGGATTCAACAGAATCTATCAGAGTAAGGTTTTTAAATTATTATGCAAATACGGAAGTTGTTTTTGATAATGCAATTTTATACGATAATCAAACAGGTGAAAAGATTAAGGATATAAAATTGAAATACAAGTATATTCCTGAAAGATTCATTGCAAGAATTAATAGTTTTACTGCTAATGAAAGAAGTGTCCAAGGAAGATTTGCATTTTATCAAGATGCTTTTAAAATCATAAGAGATTATCCAATCTTTGGTGCTGGTGGGGGAGCTTGGCAAACACTTTATTTTATGTATCAATCTTATATGTATTGGTCTACGCAGACGCATAATTATTTTATGCAATTGTGGATCGAAATAGGTACATTAGGATTTATTTTATATTTAGGGTTTGTTGGAATGATGTTCTTTTATACATACAAATATACAAGAAATACAGATGATACTAAAGAAAAGCTACTTCAAATCACCCTTTGTACAGCATGGTTGACATTGTTGATACACAGTAGTATGGATTTTGATTTATCTTTAGGTGCTATGGCTATATTCTTATGGACACTTTTTGGTATGATGAATCAAACAAACATTACGATCCAAAAGCTAAAAATTAAGAATAACATGATAAGATTTATTCCTATAATCATTTCTTTATTGCTAGTATTAGGATCTTGGTCTTTGCAGCTTGGGCAACAATATACTAAAAAGGCTGTAGGATATGTTCAGAATAATATTATAGAAAATGCTATTAAATATTTTGAAAAAGCTACAAAATATGATCCTTTTCAAGGTTCTTATCATACTGACTTAGCTACTATATATGCATTAGTAGGGAAAAAAGAAAATCTATACACTAAAAAGGCAATACAAGAAATTGAAAAAGCTACTGAATTAGAGCCATATAATTCTAAAATTCTTAAAAAATCTGCACGAATATATATGGAATTAGGTCAGTTTGATAAAGGATTGGAATATATAGATAGAGCAGTGGAAGTTCAGCCGATGAATGTAGACAATTATTTAGATCAAACACAAGTATATTTAGCTCTTAGTAAGTATTTTATAGATATAAAAGACCAGACAGGCATAGATATGGTTATAGATAGAATTCCAAATATAAAATCTTTACTAAATAAGCATAGCCAGAATTCATTACAACCTTTTAGATACAATAGAGATTTAGATGACAATCTTCAAAAACTGGAGTACTTAATGGATAACAAAGAGGATACGGGTCAGTTAAAGAAACTAGATAAGGTTGTTCTGTATAAAAAATTTGATTTAGATATTGACAAGGATAAAATTCCTGATGGTATAAGGATATGGAATACGAAAGAAGGGGACTTAGAAGTACGAAAGCAAGATGGATATATATCTATTACAAACACAGGTAATGATTATGGGGTATTGATTATTGATCAATTATCATTACAACAAGAGAAAAAGTATAAGCTAGAAATAAATTATAGCAGTACTTTGAAGTCTGAAGATTTCGATATATACATATATGATCTATCAAATAAATCTAAAGTGATAGCGAAATTAGAAAATATAAAACCTACTAAAGATTTTACAAAAGCAGTACTAGAAATCGATGTTCCGAATAATGTAGTAGCTGAAAAACAGAGAGTGATTATTGTGCATAGAGGAAAAGGTAATGAATTCATAAATGTTAAAAGTATTAGTATTATTCAGAGCATATAA
- a CDS encoding GumC family protein, translating to MEQQAQYDEISLRELIEILLRQRKLIIGVTLICLIGAFVISFFVLDPVYEAKAVLMASSMNNKLRQQEEGVKGLLDVMAQYPEMSVETYKEQINNPHVLQQTIDELNLEKINITRRDLKNMIELGTIKDTNLINIKIKYTDKKVATDIANTIAKKFTEFVSKNAQTQYAKSSDFMKQQLVLEKKNLDSVLLEYKEYLSQPKGKEELQKEVDSKLELITRYKTDLVNAQIEEKKLSAALSVAEKALTSTPDKITLIKTLSDDPYFAQIIKDKTGKDAVELYTVQITTEEINQAYITLKTQIDRLKIELAKTVSEKNNLKNLVESTQKELEQLQVDLAEKQHEEQTIMQKVEVAQKTYDAFLEKYEETRIAKSSAIGDATISIVSPAVVPLEPVGPKKMLNMAIAGVLGIMIGVFLAFFKEYWKNSAVTNKGVS from the coding sequence ATGGAGCAACAAGCTCAGTATGATGAAATAAGCTTAAGAGAATTAATAGAGATATTATTAAGACAGAGAAAATTGATTATAGGGGTTACCCTTATATGTTTAATTGGGGCATTTGTTATAAGTTTTTTCGTATTAGATCCAGTATATGAAGCAAAGGCAGTACTTATGGCTTCAAGCATGAACAACAAATTAAGGCAACAAGAAGAAGGTGTTAAAGGATTACTTGATGTAATGGCACAATATCCAGAGATGAGTGTAGAAACATACAAAGAACAGATTAACAACCCTCATGTATTGCAGCAGACAATAGATGAATTAAACCTTGAAAAAATCAATATAACTAGAAGAGATTTAAAAAATATGATAGAACTTGGAACTATAAAAGATACAAACTTAATCAATATAAAAATAAAATATACAGATAAAAAAGTAGCTACAGATATTGCAAATACTATAGCTAAAAAATTTACTGAGTTTGTATCAAAAAATGCACAAACACAATATGCAAAGTCATCAGATTTTATGAAGCAACAATTAGTATTAGAAAAGAAAAATTTAGATAGTGTATTATTAGAATACAAAGAATATCTTTCACAACCAAAAGGAAAAGAAGAATTGCAAAAAGAAGTAGATTCAAAGCTAGAATTGATTACAAGGTACAAAACAGATTTAGTAAATGCTCAAATAGAAGAGAAAAAGTTAAGTGCAGCACTTAGCGTAGCTGAGAAGGCATTAACTAGTACGCCTGACAAAATTACATTAATCAAGACTTTATCAGATGATCCATATTTTGCTCAAATCATAAAAGATAAAACAGGAAAAGATGCAGTGGAACTATATACTGTACAGATCACAACGGAAGAAATTAATCAAGCTTATATAACTTTAAAAACGCAGATCGATAGATTGAAAATAGAACTAGCCAAAACTGTTTCTGAAAAGAACAATCTAAAAAATTTAGTTGAAAGCACGCAGAAAGAATTAGAACAGCTACAAGTTGATTTAGCTGAAAAGCAGCATGAAGAACAAACAATTATGCAAAAGGTAGAGGTTGCACAAAAGACTTATGACGCTTTTTTAGAAAAGTATGAAGAAACAAGAATAGCAAAATCCTCAGCCATTGGAGATGCAACCATTAGTATTGTATCGCCGGCTGTAGTACCGTTAGAACCGGTAGGGCCTAAAAAAATGTTAAACATGGCTATTGCAGGTGTATTAGGAATTATGATAGGGGTATTTTTAGCATTCTTTAAAGAATACTGGAAAAATTCAGCAGTTACAAACAAAGGGGTATCATAA
- the fabZ gene encoding 3-hydroxyacyl-ACP dehydratase FabZ yields MLNNIEIQKIIPHRYPFLLVDKIIDMEPGKKAVGIKNVTINEPFFQGHFPGNPIMPGVLIIEALAQVGAVSVLSMEENKGKLAVFTGIDNAKFRKQVVPGDTLRLEVEMVSLRRGMGKGEAVAFVGDEVACKATIKFALIEQE; encoded by the coding sequence ATGCTAAATAACATAGAAATTCAAAAAATTATTCCACACAGATATCCATTCTTATTAGTAGACAAAATCATTGATATGGAACCAGGAAAAAAAGCAGTAGGAATCAAAAATGTAACAATCAATGAACCATTCTTTCAAGGTCATTTTCCAGGGAACCCAATCATGCCTGGGGTACTAATTATAGAAGCATTAGCACAAGTAGGGGCAGTATCTGTATTATCAATGGAAGAAAACAAAGGAAAACTAGCTGTATTTACAGGAATAGATAATGCAAAGTTTAGAAAGCAAGTAGTACCAGGAGATACATTAAGGCTAGAGGTAGAGATGGTTAGCTTAAGACGAGGAATGGGAAAAGGAGAAGCTGTTGCCTTTGTAGGGGATGAAGTGGCTTGTAAGGCTACTATAAAGTTTGCATTGATTGAGCAAGAATAA
- a CDS encoding rod-binding protein, giving the protein MKINPISLSPINKGQYEKSKVKEDSFKNALEQAKKAKDDKKLLDACRQFESMFVNMMLKNMRNTIKEDGFIKKSYAREIFEGMLDEKLAEEASKGQGIGIAKEMYKQLSMKYKKK; this is encoded by the coding sequence ATGAAAATCAATCCAATTTCATTATCTCCTATAAACAAAGGGCAATACGAAAAAAGCAAAGTAAAGGAAGATAGCTTTAAAAATGCACTTGAGCAAGCAAAAAAAGCAAAGGATGATAAAAAACTGTTAGATGCTTGTCGACAGTTTGAATCTATGTTTGTAAATATGATGTTAAAAAATATGAGAAATACTATTAAAGAAGATGGTTTTATAAAGAAAAGCTATGCGAGAGAAATCTTTGAAGGTATGCTTGATGAAAAGCTAGCAGAAGAAGCTTCAAAAGGGCAAGGGATAGGAATTGCAAAAGAGATGTATAAACAGCTTTCAATGAAATATAAAAAGAAATAA
- the flgG gene encoding flagellar basal-body rod protein FlgG, translating into MMRALWTAASGMKAQQLNVDTIANNLANVNTTAYKKQRVEFKDLLYEQLNNKSISEGEGRPVNLEVGHGVMPMATLRSFTKGNPEQTNNDLDFAIDGDGFFVVRDMNDNLFYTKDGSFKLSVEDNEARLVTSDGYFVQCDAGDIELGENVKEITVSPNGVINVKREGEEESEEIGQMTLVRFANPAGLESIGQNLYRETIASGEAFEAYEGEAGSIKQGFLEASNVSVVEEMVKMITAQRAYEINSKSIQTADQMLEQANNLRR; encoded by the coding sequence ATTATGAGAGCGTTATGGACTGCTGCATCTGGAATGAAAGCACAGCAATTGAATGTTGATACAATAGCTAATAACCTAGCAAATGTAAATACCACAGCATATAAAAAGCAAAGAGTTGAATTTAAGGACCTTTTATATGAACAATTAAACAACAAAAGCATTAGTGAAGGTGAAGGAAGACCAGTAAATTTAGAAGTAGGACATGGGGTTATGCCTATGGCAACACTACGTTCATTTACAAAAGGAAACCCAGAACAAACTAATAATGATTTAGATTTTGCTATTGATGGAGACGGCTTCTTTGTTGTACGTGATATGAATGATAACCTTTTTTATACTAAAGATGGAAGCTTTAAATTGAGTGTAGAGGATAATGAAGCAAGGCTAGTTACATCAGATGGATACTTTGTTCAATGTGATGCTGGAGATATAGAATTAGGAGAAAATGTAAAGGAAATTACTGTTTCACCAAATGGCGTGATTAATGTAAAAAGAGAAGGAGAAGAAGAAAGTGAAGAAATTGGTCAGATGACTTTAGTAAGATTTGCAAACCCTGCTGGATTAGAATCTATAGGACAAAACCTATACAGAGAAACTATAGCTTCTGGAGAAGCCTTTGAAGCATATGAAGGGGAAGCAGGTTCAATAAAACAGGGTTTTTTAGAGGCATCAAATGTATCTGTGGTTGAAGAAATGGTCAAGATGATTACTGCTCAAAGAGCTTATGAAATCAACTCAAAATCTATTCAAACAGCAGATCAAATGCTAGAACAAGCAAATAATTTGAGAAGGTAG
- a CDS encoding flagellar hook-basal body protein yields the protein MLRGLYTATSGMKTNNRKLEVITNNIANINTVGYKKDLLISESFPEILIKKINASNPFMNNEVFKGVEVKEDNGLYTVNTTSGFFRTKTINGISYQKSLNFTINKDGYLSTYYRDADGNKDTQGGYLVLGNKGPIYVGDGQLEVNERGQVLVDGNVVDSLVMPTPPGVIGTLNSGVTVDKIVVNYEQGQLFETENDLDLGIKGKGFFQIETPDGIRYTRDGSFQLNNNNELVTLDGYPVIGEYGPIVIEGSEIAVSEAGEIIVDGEFIDKIKVINIENLGDLRKEASNFYKMAEGAQIKEAPFTGTIHQGFLEKANVDPIKEMVKMMTIFRNYESGQRVIKAYDDTLGKAVNEVGKV from the coding sequence ATGCTCAGGGGGCTTTATACAGCAACATCTGGTATGAAGACAAACAACAGAAAGCTAGAGGTTATTACAAATAACATTGCAAACATCAATACAGTAGGATATAAAAAGGATTTACTTATTTCAGAATCTTTTCCGGAAATTCTGATAAAAAAGATTAATGCTTCAAATCCTTTTATGAATAATGAAGTATTTAAAGGGGTTGAAGTAAAAGAGGATAATGGACTATATACAGTAAATACAACAAGTGGATTTTTTCGTACAAAAACTATAAACGGTATAAGCTATCAGAAAAGCTTAAATTTTACTATTAACAAGGATGGATACCTGAGCACATATTATAGGGATGCTGACGGAAATAAAGATACACAAGGAGGATACTTAGTATTAGGAAACAAAGGGCCTATATATGTAGGAGATGGGCAGTTAGAGGTCAATGAACGTGGACAAGTACTCGTAGATGGAAATGTTGTAGATAGTTTAGTTATGCCTACACCGCCAGGAGTGATTGGTACTCTAAATTCAGGGGTTACGGTAGATAAGATAGTTGTAAACTATGAACAAGGGCAGTTATTTGAAACTGAAAATGATCTGGATTTAGGGATAAAAGGAAAGGGATTTTTCCAAATCGAGACACCTGATGGAATTCGCTATACGAGGGATGGAAGTTTTCAGCTAAATAACAATAATGAGCTTGTTACATTAGATGGATATCCTGTAATAGGAGAGTATGGTCCGATTGTTATTGAAGGATCAGAGATTGCTGTTTCAGAAGCAGGGGAAATCATTGTAGATGGTGAATTTATTGATAAAATAAAAGTTATTAATATAGAGAATTTAGGGGATTTGCGAAAAGAAGCAAGTAATTTTTACAAAATGGCAGAAGGAGCACAAATAAAGGAGGCTCCATTTACAGGAACTATTCATCAAGGCTTTTTAGAAAAAGCTAATGTAGATCCAATAAAAGAAATGGTAAAAATGATGACAATATTTAGAAACTATGAATCGGGACAAAGAGTTATAAAGGCTTATGATGATACTTTAGGAAAAGCAGTAAATGAGGTTGGAAAAGTTTAA